In one Streptomyces venezuelae genomic region, the following are encoded:
- a CDS encoding TetR/AcrR family transcriptional regulator C-terminal domain-containing protein, with the protein MVKVATTKLDRTRVARTALDLLNETGLEGLTLRGIAQRLDVKAPALYWHFKDKQALLDEMATEMMRRMGEEFLATPDADWRIALTAAMRGMRAHLLRYRDGAKVFSGTHYTDLSYAAPMEAHLRVLAGAGFAPDAAARAWFTAYSYTIGFVIEEQAAGGPGPGRGDDGGYDLAARAERLAAYPLAAAAGEVMFRSHDRGFEEGLAAIVTGIGATLATAGERGRDSG; encoded by the coding sequence ATTGTCAAGGTGGCGACGACGAAGCTGGACCGGACCCGAGTGGCGCGCACCGCGCTCGACCTGCTGAACGAGACGGGGCTCGAAGGGCTGACGCTGCGCGGCATCGCCCAGCGCCTCGACGTGAAGGCACCCGCCCTGTACTGGCACTTCAAGGACAAGCAGGCGCTGCTCGACGAGATGGCGACCGAGATGATGCGGCGGATGGGCGAGGAGTTCCTCGCCACGCCGGACGCCGACTGGCGGATCGCGCTCACCGCCGCGATGCGGGGCATGCGCGCGCACCTGCTGCGCTACCGCGACGGCGCGAAGGTCTTCAGCGGTACGCACTACACGGACCTGTCGTACGCGGCCCCGATGGAGGCCCATCTGCGGGTCCTCGCCGGGGCGGGATTCGCGCCGGACGCGGCCGCGCGCGCCTGGTTCACCGCGTACAGCTACACGATCGGGTTCGTCATCGAGGAGCAGGCGGCCGGCGGCCCGGGGCCCGGCCGGGGCGACGACGGCGGCTACGACCTCGCGGCGCGCGCCGAGCGCCTCGCCGCGTACCCGCTGGCCGCGGCGGCGGGCGAAGTGATGTTCCGCTCGCACGACCGCGGCTTCGAGGAAGGGCTCGCGGCGATCGTGACGGGGATCGGCGCGACGCTCGCTACCGCCGGGGAGCGGGGGCGGGACTCCGGTTGA
- a CDS encoding acyltransferase family protein — protein sequence MTTPGPTLPKLIPGAEHGAEHVSRTVPAAATGPARGKPRLRALDGLRLVAALMVAAYHYGGRDGEITEAWGSSPKAQFPTASEWFAYGCLGVQIFFVISGFVICMSGWGRPMRSFFASRASRLLPSYWAAIVLVTAVFALPAVTYAAVSPSDALVNLTMLQQPLGVDRVLGVCWTLWAELRFYALFALCVVMPGATRARVVLFCAVWTLAAAVSEAANEPLLDLVLMPEYAPFFVGGIGIYLIHRDRRDLTAWGITGVSWLIGQHYAVDRLWHAPNPEFFSYRSSVGIMAVITAGFVAVLLIALGHLHWANWRWLTVAGALTYPFYLVHEHLGWVTVEVLHRHVGLPSYVTFGLTIVAMLVLAWFLNRYVEERLTPLIRNGLNRSPAPAPRR from the coding sequence ATGACCACTCCCGGACCCACGCTCCCGAAGCTCATACCGGGGGCGGAACACGGCGCGGAGCACGTCTCCCGCACCGTCCCGGCCGCCGCCACCGGACCCGCCCGCGGCAAGCCGCGGCTGCGCGCCCTCGACGGGCTGCGGCTCGTCGCCGCGCTCATGGTCGCCGCGTACCACTACGGCGGCCGCGACGGAGAGATCACCGAGGCCTGGGGCAGCTCCCCCAAGGCGCAGTTCCCGACGGCGAGCGAATGGTTCGCGTACGGGTGCCTCGGCGTGCAGATCTTCTTCGTGATCAGCGGCTTCGTCATCTGCATGAGCGGCTGGGGCAGGCCCATGCGCTCGTTCTTCGCCTCCCGCGCGTCCCGGCTGCTGCCGTCGTACTGGGCGGCGATCGTCCTGGTGACAGCGGTCTTCGCGCTGCCCGCGGTGACGTACGCGGCGGTCTCGCCCAGCGACGCGCTGGTCAACCTCACCATGCTGCAGCAGCCGCTGGGCGTGGACCGGGTGCTCGGCGTGTGCTGGACGCTCTGGGCCGAGCTGCGCTTCTACGCGCTGTTCGCCCTGTGCGTGGTCATGCCCGGCGCGACCCGCGCGCGGGTGGTGCTGTTCTGCGCGGTGTGGACGCTGGCCGCGGCCGTGTCGGAGGCCGCGAACGAGCCGCTCCTCGACCTGGTCCTGATGCCCGAGTACGCGCCCTTCTTCGTCGGCGGCATCGGCATCTACCTGATCCACCGCGACCGCCGCGACCTCACGGCGTGGGGCATCACGGGCGTGAGCTGGCTGATCGGCCAGCACTACGCCGTCGACCGGCTCTGGCACGCGCCGAACCCGGAGTTCTTCTCCTACCGCTCCTCCGTCGGGATCATGGCGGTGATCACGGCCGGTTTCGTGGCGGTGCTGCTGATCGCCCTCGGGCATCTGCACTGGGCGAACTGGCGCTGGCTGACCGTGGCGGGCGCGCTGACGTACCCCTTCTACCTGGTGCACGAGCACCTGGGCTGGGTGACGGTCGAGGTGCTGCACCGGCACGTCGGCCTGCCGTCCTACGTGACGTTCGGCCTGACGATCGTCGCCATGCTGGTCCTCGCGTGGTTCCTGAACCGGTACGTCGAGGAGCGGCTGACCCCGCTGATCCGCAACGGACTCAACCGGAGTCCCGCCCCCGCTCCCCGGCGGTAG
- a CDS encoding DUF6716 putative glycosyltransferase, which translates to MQGSHRNPLRVAVLADSDTRWKWGALTANRIVSDSRLSGFLLRGRATPTPRQLEEVGVRADALREVTAVEFLREMERDAPDVIVLALVGGAVQAVLHGLARVTQDARLTGGPARRSVVVTGYVGVVYEKLADGLLLRHGADVVLANSRQDAERFRAVYEGVGADASAVTEAALPFLGGAPYEKREERDGQDPYTVVFAAQPSVPETAAHRTYLLRRLAEHARLHPDREVLLKLRSKPGEHTTHIEELPYQKLSQRLDGGLPANCRLVYGHMGEVLDRTDLLVTVSSTAALESLHRRIPTAVLTDLGVREALGNHHFTGSGCLASWDQLDAGHLPVPDERWLARQGVAADGAYENAFDAARERVADLLDTAAASGLPPLAPYYTPATAGGYLPGILARHHLGPDGAPLPGAPTGDKDPGPVRQIVRRAARGAYRHGVQRVAPVIRRMGEL; encoded by the coding sequence GTGCAAGGAAGTCATCGAAACCCGCTGCGGGTCGCCGTGCTCGCCGACTCCGATACGCGATGGAAATGGGGCGCTCTCACCGCGAACCGCATCGTATCGGACAGTCGGCTCAGCGGCTTCCTGCTCCGCGGCCGGGCCACACCCACCCCCCGGCAGCTCGAAGAGGTGGGCGTGCGCGCCGATGCGCTGCGCGAGGTCACCGCCGTCGAGTTCCTGCGCGAGATGGAGCGGGACGCACCCGACGTGATCGTGCTCGCCCTGGTGGGCGGGGCGGTCCAGGCGGTCCTGCACGGACTCGCCCGCGTCACGCAGGACGCCCGCCTCACGGGCGGCCCGGCGCGCCGCTCCGTCGTCGTCACCGGCTACGTCGGCGTCGTCTACGAGAAGCTCGCCGACGGCCTGCTCCTGCGGCACGGCGCCGACGTCGTCCTCGCCAACTCCCGGCAGGACGCGGAGCGCTTCCGCGCGGTGTACGAGGGAGTGGGCGCCGACGCGTCCGCGGTGACGGAGGCCGCGCTGCCGTTCCTCGGCGGAGCGCCGTACGAGAAGCGGGAGGAGCGCGACGGGCAGGACCCCTACACGGTCGTCTTCGCCGCCCAGCCCTCCGTCCCCGAGACCGCCGCGCACCGCACCTACCTGCTGCGCCGCCTCGCCGAGCACGCCCGGCTGCACCCCGACCGCGAGGTGCTGCTCAAGCTGCGCAGCAAGCCCGGCGAGCACACCACGCACATCGAGGAACTGCCCTACCAGAAGCTGTCGCAGCGCCTGGACGGCGGACTCCCCGCCAACTGCCGCCTCGTGTACGGGCACATGGGCGAGGTCCTGGACCGCACCGACCTCCTGGTCACCGTCAGCTCCACGGCCGCGCTCGAATCCCTGCACCGCCGCATCCCCACCGCGGTCCTCACCGACCTCGGGGTGCGCGAGGCGCTCGGCAACCACCACTTCACCGGATCGGGATGCCTCGCCTCCTGGGACCAGCTCGACGCGGGCCACCTGCCCGTGCCCGACGAGCGGTGGCTGGCACGGCAGGGCGTCGCCGCCGACGGTGCGTACGAGAACGCCTTCGACGCGGCACGGGAACGGGTCGCCGACCTGCTCGACACCGCGGCCGCGAGCGGCCTCCCGCCCCTCGCGCCGTACTACACGCCCGCCACGGCCGGCGGCTATCTGCCCGGCATCCTCGCCCGCCACCACCTCGGCCCCGACGGTGCGCCGCTGCCGGGCGCCCCCACGGGCGACAAGGACCCCGGCCCCGTACGGCAGATCGTGCGCCGCGCCGCCCGCGGCGCGTACCGCCACGGAGTGCAGCGCGTGGCCCCCGTCATCCGCCGGATGGGCGAGCTGTGA
- a CDS encoding N-acylneuraminate cytidylyltransferase — protein MSHPGPAGTQARRVLAVIPARGGSKGVPAKNLAPVGGVPLVARAIHACLAARLVTDVVVSTDDHVIAEAARHAGAEVVLRPAAIAGDTATSEAAVLHAMDAHEALHGETVDVVLLVQCTSPFLTCEDVDGVVSAVAEHGADTAVTVAPFHGFIWRDAADDATEDGAALEARRTGTVGGTTTLANSTRTGGGYGVNHDKSFRPRRQDRPQDLLETGAAYAMDAAGFRTEKHRFFGRTEPVRTDPARVLEVDDPHDLARARALAPLFDADPAAGDAALPTAADIDAVVLDFDGTQTDDRVLIDSEGREFVSVHRGDGLGIAALRRSGLNMLILSTEQNPVVAARARKLKLPVLHGIDRKDLALKQWCEEQGIAPERVLYVGNDVNDLPCFALVGWPVAVASAHDVVRGAARAVTTVPGGEGAIREIATWILGPSLDSLHS, from the coding sequence ATGTCCCACCCCGGCCCAGCAGGTACGCAGGCCCGCCGCGTGCTCGCCGTCATCCCCGCCCGCGGCGGCTCCAAGGGCGTGCCCGCCAAGAACCTCGCCCCCGTCGGCGGTGTGCCGCTGGTGGCCCGCGCCATCCACGCCTGCCTGGCCGCCCGGCTCGTCACCGACGTCGTCGTCTCCACCGACGACCACGTGATCGCCGAGGCCGCCCGGCACGCCGGCGCCGAAGTGGTCCTGCGCCCTGCCGCGATCGCCGGGGACACCGCGACCAGCGAGGCCGCCGTGCTGCACGCCATGGACGCCCACGAGGCGCTGCACGGCGAGACCGTGGACGTCGTCCTGCTCGTGCAGTGCACCAGCCCCTTCCTCACCTGCGAGGACGTCGACGGCGTGGTCTCCGCGGTCGCCGAGCACGGCGCCGACACCGCCGTCACGGTGGCGCCCTTCCACGGCTTCATCTGGCGCGACGCGGCGGACGACGCCACGGAGGACGGCGCGGCCCTGGAAGCGCGCCGCACCGGCACCGTCGGCGGCACCACCACGCTCGCCAACTCCACTCGCACCGGCGGCGGTTACGGCGTCAACCACGACAAGTCGTTCCGCCCGCGCCGCCAGGACCGCCCCCAGGACCTCCTGGAGACCGGCGCCGCCTACGCCATGGACGCGGCGGGATTCCGCACCGAGAAGCACCGCTTCTTCGGACGCACCGAACCCGTCCGCACCGACCCGGCCCGCGTCCTTGAGGTCGACGACCCGCACGACCTCGCCCGGGCCCGCGCGCTCGCCCCGCTCTTCGACGCGGACCCCGCCGCGGGCGACGCAGCCCTCCCGACCGCCGCCGACATCGACGCGGTCGTCCTCGACTTCGACGGCACCCAGACCGACGACAGGGTGCTGATCGACTCCGAGGGACGGGAGTTCGTCTCCGTGCACCGCGGCGACGGACTCGGCATCGCGGCCCTCCGCAGGAGCGGCCTGAACATGCTGATCCTGTCCACGGAACAGAACCCGGTCGTCGCCGCGCGCGCCAGGAAGCTGAAGCTTCCCGTGCTGCACGGCATCGACCGGAAAGACCTCGCACTGAAGCAGTGGTGCGAGGAGCAGGGCATCGCTCCCGAGCGCGTGCTCTACGTCGGAAACGACGTCAATGACCTCCCGTGCTTCGCCCTCGTGGGCTGGCCCGTGGCGGTCGCGAGCGCCCACGACGTCGTACGCGGCGCCGCACGCGCGGTCACCACCGTCCCCGGTGGTGAGGGCGCGATCCGAGAGATCGCCACCTGGATCCTCGGCCCCTCTCTCGACTCCCTCCACAGTTAA
- a CDS encoding polysialyltransferase family glycosyltransferase, with the protein MASPRTTQIFLASTLYGAATLAAALDADRFGPADRRILLVSNNAATPETTTPLDETPGFERLRGRFDEVRSWNEAISPFHPGGWAPRGDDVVLWERYVRMLWDLGDDAVELAVESIQVNPALALAQIFTGVPVDVYADGLMSYGPTRNKIDPLVGTRVRRLLHLDLVPGLTPLLLTEFGVAPEVVPTEAFLKVLAELAEDEQELPGLPEFPEGEAPVLVLGQYLSALSILTAEEEEELHIRMVRGAASLGHTHVVFKPHPTAPARWSRALEKEARTIGVELTVLDSPVLAEVLYQRMRPALVVGCFSTALLTASALYGLPAARTGTDLLLERLAPYQNSNRVPVTIVDALLPELTDGTAVAAQEAGLGTGELTNLLKAVGFAMQPQIYPRLRPEAERYLARHLDAHTWRYFKRRRLTALALPGAVPSQLAFIPRNAAVRRVARRARSVQRSLKRTALG; encoded by the coding sequence ATGGCGTCCCCCCGTACGACGCAGATCTTCCTCGCGTCCACCCTGTACGGCGCCGCGACGCTCGCCGCCGCCCTGGACGCCGACCGCTTCGGGCCCGCCGACCGGCGGATCCTCCTGGTCAGCAACAACGCGGCGACGCCCGAGACGACGACGCCCCTCGACGAGACGCCGGGCTTTGAGCGGCTGCGCGGCCGGTTCGACGAGGTGCGCTCCTGGAACGAGGCCATCTCCCCTTTCCACCCGGGCGGCTGGGCCCCGCGCGGCGACGACGTCGTGCTCTGGGAGCGCTACGTACGGATGCTGTGGGACCTCGGTGACGACGCGGTCGAGCTGGCCGTCGAGTCCATCCAGGTCAACCCGGCGCTCGCGCTCGCGCAGATCTTCACGGGCGTCCCCGTGGACGTCTACGCCGACGGCCTGATGAGTTACGGCCCCACCCGCAACAAGATCGACCCGCTGGTCGGCACGCGCGTGCGGCGCCTGCTCCACCTGGACCTGGTGCCGGGGCTCACCCCGCTCCTGCTCACCGAGTTCGGCGTCGCCCCCGAGGTCGTACCGACCGAGGCGTTCCTGAAGGTGCTCGCCGAACTCGCCGAGGACGAACAGGAATTGCCGGGGCTCCCGGAGTTCCCGGAGGGCGAGGCGCCCGTCCTCGTCCTCGGCCAGTACCTCTCCGCGCTCTCCATCCTCACCGCGGAGGAAGAGGAGGAGCTGCACATCCGGATGGTGCGCGGCGCCGCCTCGCTCGGCCACACGCACGTGGTGTTCAAGCCCCACCCCACGGCGCCGGCCCGCTGGTCGCGCGCCCTGGAGAAGGAGGCGCGGACGATCGGCGTCGAGCTGACCGTGCTCGACTCGCCCGTGCTCGCCGAGGTGCTCTACCAGCGGATGCGGCCCGCGCTCGTCGTGGGCTGCTTCTCCACGGCGCTGCTCACGGCGTCCGCGCTGTACGGCCTGCCCGCCGCACGGACCGGCACAGACCTCCTCCTGGAGCGCCTCGCGCCCTACCAGAACAGCAACCGCGTCCCCGTCACGATCGTCGACGCGCTGCTGCCCGAGCTCACCGACGGGACGGCGGTCGCCGCGCAGGAGGCCGGCCTCGGCACCGGCGAGCTGACGAACCTCCTCAAGGCCGTCGGCTTCGCGATGCAGCCGCAGATCTATCCGCGGCTGCGCCCCGAGGCCGAGCGCTACCTCGCCCGGCACCTGGACGCCCACACCTGGCGCTACTTCAAGCGGCGCCGCCTCACCGCGCTCGCGCTGCCCGGAGCCGTGCCCTCGCAGCTCGCGTTCATCCCGCGCAACGCGGCCGTCCGGCGCGTCGCCCGCCGCGCCCGCTCCGTGCAGCGCTCCCTCAAGCGGACCGCGCTCGGATGA
- a CDS encoding MarR family winged helix-turn-helix transcriptional regulator produces MTAFAYSHSDQDLPNQPIGYWSSAAGAAVVNHIRTMLAEMGLTQPQWWILSQLLQAPEGRPRNEVVAVLKGYLEVGEGVLAHSIEALHDRGLVTEAPGGRIALTDEGRALQARVAERQKAVRAQIHEGITDEDYVRTLKVLQRMIHNVGGSAWHH; encoded by the coding sequence ATGACCGCATTCGCGTACTCCCACAGCGACCAGGACCTCCCCAACCAGCCCATCGGCTACTGGAGTTCCGCCGCCGGCGCGGCCGTCGTGAACCACATCCGCACGATGCTCGCCGAGATGGGCCTGACCCAGCCCCAGTGGTGGATCCTCAGCCAGCTCCTCCAGGCCCCCGAGGGCAGGCCCCGGAACGAGGTGGTGGCCGTCCTGAAGGGTTACCTGGAGGTCGGCGAGGGCGTCCTGGCGCACAGCATCGAGGCGCTGCACGACCGCGGCCTCGTCACCGAGGCGCCCGGAGGCCGCATCGCCCTCACCGACGAGGGCCGCGCCCTCCAGGCCCGCGTGGCCGAACGGCAGAAGGCCGTCCGCGCACAGATCCACGAGGGCATCACGGACGAGGACTACGTCCGCACCCTGAAGGTCCTGCAACGCATGATCCACAACGTGGGCGGCTCGGCCTGGCACCACTGA
- a CDS encoding glycosyltransferase family 2 protein, which translates to MVKLSVIVPFYNVQQYAPDTLRSLRANARDDFEFILVDDCSRDETPDILERAARELPGAVHLRHETNGGLATARNTGLDAARGEYLTFLDGDDWLAPGYYAQLVDAIEELGCDFVRTDHVQCTARARTVHRVPHGRRGVVMSPRDVILPADRSTSVDYAYAWAGIYHRRLADAGLLHFTDGLRTAEDRPWIWRLHREAESFAAVGLLGVFYRRGVASSLTQIGDVRQLDFIKAFDQVVQETAADRDADELLPKAVRTYCAIISHHLGSIERFEPPVARKLKSMSAAALKRMPQGVLDDALDSMDLQRATRLRRLRRRPVSAEVAA; encoded by the coding sequence GTGGTTAAGCTCTCCGTCATCGTGCCGTTCTACAACGTGCAGCAATACGCGCCCGACACTCTGAGGAGTCTGCGTGCGAACGCACGTGACGACTTCGAATTCATTCTCGTCGACGACTGCTCGCGCGACGAGACTCCGGACATCCTGGAGCGTGCGGCGCGCGAGCTTCCCGGCGCCGTCCACCTCCGCCATGAGACGAACGGGGGCCTCGCGACCGCCCGCAACACGGGCCTCGACGCGGCCCGCGGCGAGTACCTGACCTTCCTGGACGGCGACGACTGGCTCGCGCCCGGGTACTACGCGCAACTCGTCGACGCCATCGAGGAGTTGGGCTGCGACTTCGTCCGCACCGACCATGTCCAGTGCACCGCGCGGGCCCGCACCGTGCACCGCGTGCCGCACGGCAGGCGCGGCGTCGTGATGAGCCCGCGCGACGTGATCCTGCCCGCCGACCGCTCGACCTCCGTCGACTACGCGTACGCCTGGGCCGGCATCTACCACCGCAGGCTCGCCGACGCGGGACTGCTCCACTTCACCGACGGTCTGCGCACCGCCGAGGACAGGCCGTGGATCTGGCGGCTGCACCGCGAGGCGGAATCCTTCGCCGCGGTCGGTCTTCTCGGTGTGTTCTACCGGCGCGGTGTCGCCTCTTCGCTGACCCAGATCGGTGACGTGCGCCAGCTCGATTTCATCAAGGCATTCGACCAGGTCGTACAGGAAACAGCGGCGGACCGGGACGCGGACGAACTCCTGCCGAAGGCCGTGCGCACATACTGTGCGATCATCTCCCACCATTTGGGATCCATCGAAAGGTTCGAGCCACCCGTGGCGCGGAAATTGAAGTCAATGAGTGCGGCCGCACTGAAGCGGATGCCGCAGGGCGTTCTCGACGACGCGCTCGACTCCATGGACCTCCAGCGGGCGACGCGGCTGCGCAGGCTGCGGCGGCGCCCGGTGTCGGCGGAGGTGGCCGCGTAA
- a CDS encoding FAD-dependent monooxygenase, which yields MELNNVKETTDTGVLIVGAGPTGLALACDLARRDVPALVVERAPVLFPGSRGKGLQPRTLEVFDDLGVIGAVLASGGRIPVGMVWRDGERQREYRMFDEPEPTATAPYSTPWMLPQWRTQEILLARLRELGGDVAFGTEVTGLAQDADGVTAHLSTGTSVRAAYAVAADGGRSFLRRELGIAMSGETVDPNPVLVADVRIPALDRDNWHMFPATDDSGLITALCPLAGTHHFQLTAQFPAGTTPDLSLRAVRDLVAARTHLTADDVTELRWSSDFRPRAALADRFREGRVLLAGDAAHVHSPAGGQGLNTSVQDAYNLGWKLGAVLRHGAPESLVDTYEEERLPNAAQMLGLSTRIHRGEARRGAATRQLGIGYRESSLAAETREGLSEDALRAGDRAPDGPCGTETLFDAFRGPHHTLLAVGTDAELPPLDEKSVRSRTIPAYEPYGKGLFLIRPDGYVGWAGTDARDGLTAYLARCGVTAIA from the coding sequence ATGGAACTTAACAACGTTAAGGAAACCACTGACACCGGTGTGCTCATCGTGGGCGCAGGCCCCACCGGCCTCGCCCTCGCCTGCGACCTGGCACGCCGCGACGTGCCCGCCCTGGTCGTCGAGCGCGCCCCCGTCCTCTTCCCCGGCTCGCGCGGCAAGGGACTGCAGCCCCGCACCCTGGAGGTCTTCGACGACCTCGGCGTCATCGGCGCGGTCCTCGCCTCGGGCGGCCGCATCCCCGTGGGCATGGTGTGGCGGGACGGCGAACGGCAGCGCGAGTACCGCATGTTCGACGAACCGGAGCCGACGGCCACCGCGCCGTACAGCACGCCGTGGATGCTCCCCCAGTGGCGCACGCAGGAGATCCTCCTGGCCCGCCTGCGGGAACTGGGCGGCGACGTCGCGTTCGGCACGGAGGTGACGGGCCTGGCCCAGGACGCGGACGGAGTGACCGCCCACCTCTCCACGGGGACCTCGGTGCGCGCCGCCTACGCCGTGGCGGCGGACGGGGGCCGCTCCTTCCTGCGCCGGGAGCTGGGCATCGCGATGTCCGGCGAGACCGTGGACCCGAACCCCGTCCTGGTGGCGGACGTCCGCATCCCCGCACTCGACCGCGACAACTGGCACATGTTCCCCGCGACCGACGACAGCGGCCTGATCACCGCGCTCTGCCCGCTGGCCGGCACGCACCACTTCCAGCTGACCGCACAGTTCCCGGCCGGGACGACGCCCGACCTCTCCCTCCGGGCCGTACGCGACCTCGTCGCCGCCCGCACCCATCTGACCGCGGACGACGTGACCGAACTCCGCTGGTCCTCCGACTTCCGGCCGCGCGCGGCGCTGGCGGACCGCTTCCGCGAGGGCCGCGTCCTGCTGGCCGGGGACGCGGCGCACGTCCACTCACCGGCGGGCGGCCAGGGCCTGAACACGAGCGTCCAGGACGCGTACAACCTGGGCTGGAAGCTGGGCGCGGTCCTCCGGCACGGCGCGCCGGAATCCCTCGTCGACACGTACGAGGAGGAGCGGCTGCCCAACGCCGCGCAGATGCTGGGCCTGTCCACCCGCATCCACCGCGGCGAGGCGCGTCGCGGGGCGGCCACCCGCCAGCTCGGCATCGGCTACCGCGAGAGCTCCCTGGCGGCGGAGACGCGCGAGGGCCTGTCGGAGGACGCATTGCGGGCGGGCGACCGGGCGCCGGACGGCCCGTGCGGGACGGAAACCCTCTTCGACGCGTTCCGGGGCCCGCACCACACGCTGCTCGCGGTGGGCACGGACGCGGAACTGCCGCCGCTGGACGAGAAGTCGGTGCGCTCCCGCACGATCCCGGCGTACGAGCCCTACGGGAAGGGTCTGTTCCTGATCCGCCCGGACGGTTACGTCGGGTGGGCGGGGACGGACGCGCGGGACGGCCTCACCGCGTACCTGGCCCGCTGCGGAGTCACCGCGATCGCTTGA
- the leuE gene encoding leucine efflux protein LeuE gives MLGVTDLPTYLAGLALIILLPGPNSLYVLSVAARRGVRTGYTAAAGVWCGDTVLMTLSAAGVASLLQANALLFGIVKYAGAGYLTWLAVGMMRAAWSMWKARRERTAESTDGPEQGDAAGERPFRRALVISLLNPKAILFFIAFFVQFVDPGYAYPALSFVVLGAFAQIASVLYLTALIFSGTRLSAAFRRRKRLSAGATSAAGALFLGFAVKLSISSV, from the coding sequence ATGCTGGGTGTCACCGATCTTCCGACCTATCTCGCGGGCCTCGCCCTGATCATTCTGCTGCCGGGGCCGAACTCGCTGTACGTGCTCTCCGTCGCCGCACGCCGCGGCGTCCGCACCGGCTATACGGCCGCCGCGGGCGTCTGGTGCGGCGACACCGTCCTGATGACGCTGTCGGCGGCCGGTGTCGCCTCGCTGCTGCAGGCCAACGCGCTGCTCTTCGGGATCGTGAAGTACGCCGGTGCCGGGTATCTGACCTGGCTGGCGGTCGGCATGATGCGGGCGGCGTGGAGCATGTGGAAGGCGCGGCGGGAGCGGACCGCGGAGAGCACGGACGGCCCGGAGCAGGGCGATGCGGCGGGGGAGCGCCCGTTCCGCAGGGCGCTGGTGATCAGCCTGCTCAACCCGAAGGCGATCCTGTTCTTCATCGCCTTCTTCGTCCAGTTCGTCGACCCGGGCTACGCCTACCCGGCCCTGTCCTTCGTCGTACTCGGCGCCTTCGCCCAGATCGCGAGCGTCCTCTACCTCACCGCCCTGATATTCAGCGGCACGCGGCTCTCCGCCGCGTTCCGCCGCCGCAAGCGCCTCTCGGCCGGCGCCACGTCGGCGGCGGGCGCCCTGTTCCTCGGGTTCGCGGTGAAGCTGTCGATCTCCAGCGTGTGA